One stretch of Paenibacillus sp. AN1007 DNA includes these proteins:
- a CDS encoding response regulator transcription factor has product MYTIMIIEDDPKIAGLLKSHIERYGDRAVLVEDFEQVAEQFKQIQPHVVLLDINLPSYDGFYWCRQIRTISTCPILFISARSGKMDQVMALENGADDYITKPFEHEIVMAKIRSQLRRVYGDYAVHDEERKVELNGLVVYLERLEIELGDQKVQLTKKETILLETLMRRSPKLVSRETILEKLWDDSFVDDNTLSVNITRVRKRLAELGITDALETVRGSGYRLINNWKAASSL; this is encoded by the coding sequence ATGTATACCATTATGATTATCGAGGATGATCCCAAGATCGCGGGACTACTAAAATCACATATTGAACGTTACGGTGACCGAGCTGTATTAGTTGAGGACTTTGAGCAGGTGGCGGAACAATTCAAGCAGATCCAGCCTCATGTCGTTTTACTGGATATCAACTTACCGAGCTATGACGGGTTTTACTGGTGCAGACAGATCCGCACGATATCGACATGTCCCATTTTGTTTATTTCTGCAAGGAGCGGCAAGATGGATCAGGTTATGGCACTGGAGAACGGGGCCGATGATTATATTACCAAGCCGTTCGAACATGAGATTGTTATGGCTAAAATTCGCAGTCAGCTGCGCCGGGTGTATGGAGATTATGCTGTCCATGATGAAGAGCGTAAGGTCGAACTGAACGGACTTGTGGTGTATTTGGAGAGGCTCGAAATTGAACTCGGCGATCAGAAAGTGCAGCTAACCAAGAAGGAAACGATTTTACTAGAGACGCTGATGCGCCGCAGTCCAAAGCTGGTCAGTCGGGAAACGATCCTGGAGAAGCTCTGGGATGACTCGTTTGTGGATGATAATACACTTAGCGTCAATATTACTCGGGTACGCAAACGTCTTGCCGAACTGGGTATTACCGATGCGCTGGAAACGGTGAGAGGCTCCGGATACAGGCTGATTAATAACTGGAAAGCAGCATCATCGTTATGA